A genomic segment from Mustela lutreola isolate mMusLut2 chromosome 15, mMusLut2.pri, whole genome shotgun sequence encodes:
- the LOC131815824 gene encoding uncharacterized protein LOC131815824, translating into MASHSPPELSRHVPPQPGVGIAGTTPSQLCGALRFPVALCPASWAAPTSSFTSDRTPLCSQLAAFHSRSRTELESLARTPDLSPALLCPECPPKAARDLGPPQTPVDHHHQRRYEKKMLRGLEAGGGRSVVGPEKGPEACQGHPGGAGWPACPRNRQKPLDNGTSSSKPPGRGAVHRPWVTMGVRRAVSGPAIKVRREEETREATLTSAVRGADLCDLGQGWPLRWEGTSQDSLQAENGETETDAP; encoded by the exons ATGGCGTCTCACTCACCCCCAGAGCTAAGCCGACATGTCCCGCCACAGCCAGGGGTGGGAATAGCAGGCACCACCCCCAGCCAGCTGTGCGGCGCCCTGCGGTTCCCTGTGGCCCTCTGCCCGGCCTCCTGGGCTGCTCCCACTTCGTCCTTCACCTCGGACAGGACCCCTCTCTGCTCCCAGCTCGCTGCCTTCCACAGCCGAAGCAGGACTGAGCTCGAAAGCCTGGCTAGGACCCCCGACCTGTCCCCAGCATTGCTGTGCCCCGAATGCCCTCCCAAGGCTGCCAGGGACCTCGGCCCACCCCAGACCCCTGTGGACCACCATCATCAACGCcgatatgagaaaaaaatgctgCGTGGGCTGGAGGCTGGG GGTGGCAGGAGTGTGGTGGGCCCAGAGAAGGGCCCAGAGGCCTGCCAGGGTCACCCAGGGGGTGCAGGCTGGCCAGCATGTCCGAGAAACCGCCAGAAGCCACTGGACAATGGGACCTCCTCCAGCAAGCCTCCAGGCCGGGGAGCTGTGCATCGTCCCTGGGTCACTATGGGGGTCCGGAGAGCCGTGTCAGGGCCGGCCATAAaggtgaggagagaggaggaaacccGTGAGGCCACACTGACTTCCGCAGTCAGGGGAGCAGACCTGTGTGACCTCGGCCAGGGCTGGCCTCTCCGCTGGGAGGGGACCTCGCAGGACAGTCTCCAGGCTGAGAACGGGGAGACAGAGACGGATGCACCCTGA